The genomic DNA TCAAGGTAGTGGGTAGTGGCCAGGGAGGTCACCATATGAGAGCAGGCCTGTCTCTCCACCCCAGGAACACTCCATCAAGGTGCTGGAGCTAATCTCTACCATCTGGGACATGGAGCTGCATGTAGCTGGCCTTCGCCTCCTCAACAACCTCCCGCTCCCGGACTACGTGCACCCGCAGCTGAGGCGGGTGATGTCCTCCTTGATGGAGATCATGCAGTCAGACTGTATCCTGGCACAGGTGCCTGCCCACCCGGGCCCCCGGCAGTGCCGGAGCAGCAACTAGGGGAAGAGCAGAGGAGGTTCAAGCCACCATTGCGGCCGAGACCCACCCGCCCTCTCCTGCTGTTCCTTCAGGTCCAAGCCATCCGCCTGCTGAGTTACCTGGCGCAGAAGAACGACCTTCTCTATGACATTCTCAACTGCCAGGTGAAGAGCGATGGAGGGAGGGCTGAAGGCATGCTGACGCAGGGGTCGTGAAGATCGGGTTCGCTGCGTAGATTTTTCTTTAGATTACTTTCTAAGGTGCGCgggtgcgtgcacgtgtgtgtgcgtgcagtGCCCgcggaggccagcagagggcagcagaacCCCGGGAACTGCAGCGacagggggttgtgagccacgcacgtgggtgctgagattcCAACGCGggtccctctgcaagagcactcgGAGCTCTCGGTCGCTAAACCACCCCTCCAGCCTCACACACGGAGGCTTAAACTGAATCTCGGGAAATCACTCGTGCTCTCTCACTGTGATGTAATTTCTCTGGAAAATGAGAGCGAGCGGGAAATGCAAACGTAGGGCTCATGAGAGAGCGGGGACAGTGGGAAGCCAAGCATGAGACTTTTAGGACGGGCCGGGGCTCACGAGTTCTCTCACACCCCCACCACAGGTGCATTCCAACTTCCTGAACCTCCTCCAGTCCTCGCAGCCAGGAAACCTGCTCTTGGAGGTGCTGGTGTTTGCTGAGCGGCTGAGTGAGGGTCGGAAGGCTTCCCACTACCGAGCGGTCAAGTGGCATTACAACGAGCAGTCCCTGCACGAAGCCCTGTTTGGGGACGAGTCCAGACTGGCAGATCGACTGCTTTCCCTGGTCATCCACCCCGAGGAGGACGTTCAGATCCAAGCCTGCAAAGTCATTGTCAGCTTACAGTGTCCCCAGGACTTGGGGTCCCGGTCCTCCATCTGCCGTCCTACTTGCCGTCCCAGCCATTCCTACTTCAAAGACGGGGAGTAACGTTGAGGAAAACCAATAAATGCGTATGGGAGGGAAGTGCCAGGCTTCTGGAAACACAAGTCTGTCCGTTGCCTCCCAGGGCCTGGGTGGAGGTCCTGCACATCAAACCTCTGCCTAGGCCATGGTACAGCATGGGCGAGTCTCCCAGACACACCCCACTTTTGTGTTTGGGAGACTGACTCCCTCCTTCTGTTGCTGCTCttcaaatctgtttttgtttttccatttttggtgtggtgtgtgtgtttcctcttgTGTGTGCTTGCTCATGTGGAGACCCAAACTTGATGTCAGGCTTAGCCGCCTCCACCTTACTCACTGAGGTGGGGTGTCTCACTCAAACCTTATCACGAATACTGCCAGCCTTGCCAGGCAGTTTATCCTGGGGATCCCCGCCTCTGCCTCAAGGCTGCTGGGACAGGCAGCCGCTCTGCCTGTCTGGCATTTGCATGGGTTCTGAGgaatctgaactccagttctcatgTCTGCATGGCAAATACTTCATCCCTCAAGTCATCCCTTAGACGTCTTTTAAAACCtgtttatgtgtgtctttgtgtgtgtgttctgtgtgtgtctgtgcgtgcctcctgtgtctgtctctgtgtgtttctgtgtgtgcatgcctgtgttgGAATGGAggtacaggtgctgggaaccccgGTCCTTTGCAAGCAAGCGTATCAAGTGCTCTTCCGATGAGTCCTCCAGCTATGCTTGAAGACTCTGCCCCAGGCCATCCTGTTGGGAATGGTGTGGGAATGAAAGGTGGGCCCTTGTGGGAGGTGCTCGTGAGGCTGTGAGAGGCCTCTTTCTGACCTTCTGTTTGGTGATATGTCTGGTGGCACACAAGCTCCTGCTGAGACATGTCGCCATCCACCCCAGGCCTTACCAGAGGCTACACCAGTGGGGCTTGCCTCATCCTGGATTTAGAACCTggtttaagccaggcatggtggtacatggctttaatcccagcactcgtgaagTATGTGTATCTTACACTGCACATTCTCACAGATTTTATTggtctgttcctctagagaacccgaATACAACGCCCTACGATCAAGTcacttttgcatttttattttgtgtgtgtttgtatatgtgtgtgtaccccTGCCATGCCACAGCACAtacaagtcagaggacaacttgccagaGGAGagttagctctctccttccaccacgtggatccccggattgaactcgggttgccaggcatggcagcaaacacctttacctgctgaatcaCCTTGCTGGCCCAGCACACATTCTTACACCACATGCCCCTACAAGCCCTGGCTGGAGAAGAGCCATAGCTTGCTTAGGGACTCCCACTGAGGAGCGGAGGAAGACCCTGGCATGTTCTTGAGTATTAAACAGGGAAAGGGACCACCGTGCCTGTGTTACCTGCCTCTCAAAGTGGCCGCCAGGAAGGATGGTGTGCACATTTGCTCACGTATCGGTGGCCACAGTGGGGCTGTGGAGGAAGAACTGAAAGTATTTGGTGACATCAAGggagagaatgacagacagaCTAGGTAAGAGTGACAGCGCTGGAGTCAGAGTGCTGGGTGTGAATCCTGTCCTGTTCTCTATTAGCTGTGTGACCTGGGGTGAGGGATGATCCTGTTTGAGCTTCAGTCTCCttgtctataaaaataaatagaaaaatagcaCTTATGGGCCTCTTGGGGCTGTGATGACATTAGAGGAGCTGTGCTATGAAGTCGTCATGGAGAAGACACAGATGGTCACTTCTCTGGGGTGATTGCCcaaagacttaaaaacaaaaaccaacaattaTTTGTTATCTCTGGAACTTAGGAGTGTTTTTGGTTGACTTGTCTGGTTCCATTAAGCTGTGGTTGGTCTGGCCTTGGCCAGGACTCTCTGTAGTCAGCTGAGGGCTCAATCAGGGCTGTCCCCTTCCACCTGATGGCAGGTCCTCACTCTCTCTACAGGCTGCTGAAGCGTCTTCAGGTCAGAGCGTCTGGCTTCCCCAGAGCAAGTCTAAACAAATCTGAAAACTGTGTATTCTAAAGAATTAAACAGAGAAAGATGTGTCGggggcctgcaagatggctcagtgggtaaaggtgcttgctgccaagctggaggacccaagttcaatcctcagcatccaGCGGCAGGAGGAGAGCAGCGACTGcggcaagctgtcctctgacctcacgtATGCCATGGCAGAAAGTGCCACTCCACACACCGTAAACagttaataaatgtaatttttaaaggaaaagtatTGCATTTTAATTCTTCCAGAGTAAGTTCCCCCCTTGAGGATTTCAGTTCTTAGCATCTTTGAGAAGAAACACTGACAATCAAGGAAGGTGGCAGCAGGCTGCGTCATCCTCAGACTCACGTGGGGTACAGTATACAGGCTAGTGTGCTCATTGATCTGACTGTCACAAAACAGAGTGAAGCCTCCACTCAGCTCTGATGCTGGCTAAAAGATTGAGGTCTGGGAGAGCCCACattgacctgagtttaatccccagaaccaatgTTAAAAACCACATAGGGTCCCCGAGGTCCAGGGGTGGCCAGGCAGTTCCATGGCTGGACAAGCCCCTGCCAAATGGACACAAAGCCAAAAAAGACCCCAGGAACAAATGTCAGCAGACAAAGTGCACATGAGGGAAGAGGGGAGCAAGGGGGAAACAGGCCATTGCTGACCATGAACTACAGATCTGATTGCAGAAAACCAGACAAATCCAGAATCAGGCTTCTCTCCAGCAGAGGAACAAGCCAAGTGTGAGTAACCATCTTTGTCATCTTTGTGTTTGCCGGGGGCCCCTCCCACTCCTTGTATAGCCCAGAGGGGTATTTCATCAGCTAAtccattatattattattattattattattattattattattattagtgtttaCAgatggtttctccatgtagccctgcttgtcctggaactcactttgtagaccaggctggtctcaaactcagatttgcctgcctctgcctcccgagtgctgggattaaaggtgtgcaccaccaatgcccggctttaaatgtgaattttttaGTTGCTCTAGaaacatttgtaaaatgaaggACAAGGAATCCCACCACACCCCATTTTTAAAGtgtaaatcattttttaaaaggtgaaatcatgtctggatggtggtggcgcacacctttaatcccagcactctggaagcccaggcaggtggatctctctgagtttgagaccagcctggtctagattgagttccaggaaagccagggcaatacagagaaaccctgtctttaaaaaaaaaaaaaatagctgggtgttggtagcgcacaccttcaatcccagcactcgggaggcagaggcaggctgacctctgtgagttcgagaccagcctggtctacaagagctagtgagAGGTCTTAAGGGAACTTTGCCTGGTCTGACTCTGGAACATCCCTGAGTAACTTTAAAAAGAACAGCACAAGACTCCGGAGTTCTGATGCAAGTGTTAAGAACTGAAATGTCTGTGTGCTGATCCACAACCAATAAAATCTCACttgtggaaaaaacaaaaaaataaaaacaaagcaacaacaaaaacagggctggagagatgactcagtggttgagcactgactgctcttccagaggtcctgagttcaattcccagcaaccacatggtggctcacaccatccgttatgagatctggtgccctcttctggtgtgcagtgagatatacatggaagcagaatgttgtatacataataaataaaatctttttttaaaaaagtggatGGCACCTGAGGGACACCACCTTATAGTGAAACGCAATTAATACATATTGCAAtagagtcagagcaagtttgatcaGCAGATGtctattaagaaagtactcacgaGACTGAGTCAGTCTTGTACAACCAGggaggtcagggaacagagagccgCATAGGAGCAACCCcccatatttaaagtcttgctacttCACTCTGACCGCGCCCGTGTGTGCAAGGTCTgtatcacctgtgccagcctccaagtggGCGTGCCCAGCATTTCCTCTACACTACCTGAggctgtcctttgacttccacaggtATGGACACACAAATGGGGTGCTAACAGAAAGATGAGGGAACCCCAAAGCAGTCCCACTGGAAAGTTTCACCCAGCGTGGAGAGTGGCTtcttcagagccacagagatggaACCCCACTCACTTCTGTTCCCAATATACTCTAACCTTTCCACACCAGGCCACAAGAAATTAGGGCAGAACAGCATACAAATGGCCAAGAGGTGGAGAAGACAGTGGCTGGACTCTCAGATGAGGGCCCAGTGACCCTCCAGACTCCATTTCTGAGGGAGTGGTCAACTGACCTGATGTGTTCACAAGCAGGCACACCTGATCTCATGAAGACAGATCTCTCATGCTCAGGGAACCATGCccgctcccccccaccccaccccccctaAGTGGCTGGGCGCTGCTGAGATCTTATACATACTGACTGAATTGGCTTAGGGAGAGCAGAGACGTTTGTAGAATTTTACTAGGGAAGTGGGTTTTGTCTTTGCCTTCTCTGAAGCCACCTCTGCCCCAATGGCTGGCTCTCAAAGATCAGATTAGAGGCTGGGGGAGCATACCAACTTTGGAGACTCTGGGTGAATTCATCCATCCACGTCTGTTTGGGGCCCTCAGCACCATCTTAGTGTGGGGGGGAGTCACGTCTTTAAGAATTCCCATggccaaaaccaacttggggaggaaagggtctatttggcttacacttagggaaatcaaggcagggactgaagcagaaaccatggaattTTTACTTTTCTAGCTTGCTCTTTGGGTCAGCTAGCCTTTTCATACAGCCCAGTCGCACCTGCTTAGGACTGGCGTCTCCTAGgccaatcagcaatcaagaaaatgctccacggACATGGCCACGGGCCAATATGATGGAGGCCGGGCTTCACGTGAAGAGCCTTCTTCCCAGGTGTGCCAGgttgggcacacacacactcctccactTTCCTCAGTTAGGCAGGggctctcaatcaaacccagagcacTCAGGTAGGGCTAGTTCTGCTAGCAAGCTTACTGAGGGATCTGGATCTGCCCCTAGAggctacaccacacacacacatacccctggCATTTACACATGGACTCTGGTGATCTGAACGCTGgtgtgctttaaccactgagcccaaaTTTGCTTCCAAGACTCTAAGGACAGCCAGCtggtggtgtgcacacctttaaccccaacactcttgaggcagaggcagttggatgtctctgagtttgaggccagcctggtctacaaagcgagtgccaggacagccaggactccacagagaaaccctgtctcaaaaaaaccaaagcaaccaAACAAGAGAATACTAGGAAAGTCGCACAATTGGctgatagagacagaaagatgatgTCTATGGCAAGGTGGGCAGACaaacaaggggtgggggtgggggtggggagggacggacggacggacggacgacAGTAGAGCAGTGGGTGTTCCACAAGGGGGCAGTGGGAACAAGCTTGTAGATCTTGCCCAACAggttttttgttgtagttttttgatttttttgagacagggtttttctgtgtagctttgtcaatcaggctggcctcaaactcacagagatttttaaagtttttaaagacCAAAGagattaagattaaaaaaaaatcctcagagctgggtgtgatggctcacCCCTGTAGttgcaacacttgggaggctgaggcaggaagattgccacgAGTTTGAGACTAtactggactacataatgagttccaggctagactgGGCTACAAAGTGGAATCTTATCTCAGtacacaaacaaagcaaaatcttAGTGTCTCCTGTGGTAAACTGGGCGTGGGGCACTTATCTGTAATGCtggcactgagaaggcagaggcacgcggatcaggagtttaaggccagaatatcaaggcagggtctctcaatcataTGAGAGCCatatgaggccctgtctcaaaaaaaaaaaaaaaaaaaaaaggaaagaggcctgtggggatggctcagtgggcaaagtaaggctgccaacctgagttcaatacctgggacTTAAATGGCAGAAGAAGAGCTCCAAATTTCCAAATtgtcctcttttgttttgttttgttttttgagtcaaggtttctctgtggctttggaggctgctcttgtagaccaggctggcctcaaactcatagagatctgcctgcctctgcccattGCCCGGTGACAGTAGGCAACTTTATCCACTGATTATTCTCACCACTTGCAGAGTTCAAGACTGGCCAGGAACATATGAGACTTTCAGAATAAACCATGACAACAAATGAAGCTTAATGTTGGTCTTGAGTTCCTTTCCCTTACCTCTTGGTAAGGATGGAGCCTTCATTGACAAAGGCTGGGTATCAGTGTCAAGACTTGGTCAATAGTGTCATGAGCCCATGTGTCTAGCCTGCGGATAGGCAGTGTAGGTAGCTCCCAGCATCCCCCAAGGCTGTGTAAACATCTCATGTGAGCAGAGGAACGCCAGCCATAGACCTTCTTTCTAGAAACAGTGCCCTTTGTCTAGGAGTCAGGCTATGTGGCAACACCCCCTGACTGCTAGGTAGGACTGTCCTCCCATCTCCAGGATGACATACCAGGTCTGGAGAGCAGCTGCATCAGCTCATGTAGCTCCCTCCAGGGTGCTCCCTCTGAGAGCTGATGTGGGCCAGCAGGCCCTGGAGGAGACAGCAGAGCACTGTGTGTCCCCGTCCTGCTGCCCTGTCACAGGGATGTGGCGTGCAGTGAAGGAGATGCTGCAAGCTGGCGCCGGTGTCCTGCAAGGCTGCTGGGCCTCTGTCTCAGGATGCCTGGCGTCCTCACAGATGGGCACGACCAGACTTGCCCTGTACTCCGGGTCACAGGCTAGAGTCCCTTGCCCTAATACTAGCCCCACCACAAACAACCACCCTGCATACTGTGCTCTGCATCCCACCTGGAGTTGACCCCGTCCCCGCCCGTCCCGCCCGTCCCCGCcctgccccgccccgccccgcgcCCGCCCCAACACATGCGGCCTTTCTCATCTCTGCCCCCTTTGTCTAGAAGCTCCTCTGGTTCTATCTGCCAAGCCCCGGGGCCTCAATAAAGCCAACAAAGTGTTCCCCTCCCACACCCCCTGCAGGCAACCTTGGCTGCCCTAGGCATTCTGGGTAGGAGCTTGCTACTGTCTCCTTTCCTTCCAAGGGTTCTGGTCCTGTTCTTCAGTGAGCTTGGTAGCTCTACCTCCCCCTTCAAACTCAATACTCTTGGGATGGGGtcccttgtagcccaggctagcctcaaactgactggctttgaacttcaggctctagaatgctgggattatgggcttGGGTGACGCCCCTCTCTGTTTATGTGgcactagggatcaaacccaggctttgTGGATGCTAGGTGAGCCATCctcatttcctgttttttttaggatttatttatttatttattatgtatacaacattctgcttccatgtatatctgcacaccagaagagggcaccagacctcataatggatggttgtgagacaccaggtggttgctgggaattgaactctggtccatctggaagagcagctggtgctattaacctctgagccatctctccagccctggggttTTGTTCTTTAGAaacatatagcccaggctgacttcaaacttactatgtagccaaggataaccttgaacttctgatctgcctgcctccacctctcaagtactgggaccACAGCAGTAGACAAACACATTCGGTTTccaaattgatttaaaaaaaagaaaaaaggccggCCActgtggtgcacgtctttaattccagccctgggAGGACAGTggcaaggcagatctctgtgagttcgagaccagcctggtctacagagtgagttccaggacaaccttcaaagcaatacacagaaaccctgtctcaaaagaaacaaaaataaataaatcaaaaaataaaataaaaaggtgtgTCTTATGTTTGAGTGTTTCGCCTGCATGCaatgtatgtctgtacatcacatgtgtgcctggtgccgtTGGAGGTCACAGAAGGTTGTGTcactccagaactggagttacagacggttgtgagccactatgtgggtgttcagaaccaaaccaggtcctctgcaagatcagtcagagctcttaaccactgagccaccccgcCCCCCTGggtagcattttaaaataagcttttatTTACAGTTTGCTATCTATGTTTGGAAGTAGCTCATATAAGGCCCCCAATGTCCCACAGAATAAGTGATCTGCTGGTCCAAAGCCTTTTTGTCCATCTCCTCCCCAGCCGGCCAAGGCCTAAGCTTGGAGGCAATGGTCCTCATCCCACACCCTTTGAGCAGAACATTCTGTGACCATCGGGCCCACACTGGCTGGCTACCACTCCCACAGGGATTTATTTCCAGCACCGTTCAGGAACCTTCAGCCACCCAGGCCATGGCCTTCACCCGGGCCTTAGCCACCATGCTGGCACTGCTCACCGGGGTCCAGCCACATGTCTTCAGTGAGACCTCAGAATATAAAAAGGTGAGTAGTGTCCCCAACTTTCTCGGTGGTGGAAGGATGGGGATGAGGGTGGCAGACAGCTTGCAGCCACCCTCCAGTGGGGATCCAGGCCCTGGCTCGAGGTGTGGGGGACCCCAGATGCACTCACAGCCCTGGACCTGGAGACCAGCACCCCTGGCCCAGGTCCCATCTGCTCTCTCAGCACTGGGCTCACTACCCTCCCCCACCATCCCAAACCCTAACTATCGGCTGATTCTGgtcctctcctgacttcctccaagGCCTAGGGCTCATTCTAGATGcattctttcttcccccctctttccaccctacataattattttaattctaaaagttccttccttcctcccttcctcccttgtcTATGTACATGAAGTCTGAAATGTCTCAGTGGGGTCCattttctcctcccatctctACGCATTCTGGGGACTGATCTCAGCAAGCACCCACTAGCTATTCAGATAGTGGTCTGGGACTATCCCAGTGTTACCCTTTGGGAGCCATGGAGGTGAGAGGGCAGGAAATGGGGCGCAGAGGGAACCAGCTCAGTCAAGTCCTGCTTGGGGAAGAGAGTGCCTGGGGTTGGGTCTGAGGTGACAGTCTCATGGCTTCTGTTCCTGGACCCCTGGGTTCTTGGGCATGGCCAGGACCTCCTTCATCCCTCTATAGACAGGAGCTGGTGACCAAGGGCTGTCTCCACAGGCCAACGGAGACAGGTGTGTCCACCACAACCAGTGCTTCAGTGACTGTTGCCTCATAGACCTGGAAAGAAGGGGGGCCTTCTGCACCTCCAAGTCTCGGATGGGCATGGAGTGCTTGCCCCAGGTGAGACACCAGCAAGCAGGGAAGCGGGagggaagatgagagagagagagagagagagagagagagagagagagagagagagagagagagagcacacgcctctgcctccacctcctggaaTGCCCTTCCCCCACTACCGACAACTTCCGGACCACTCCTTCCAGGCTGGGCTGCCTTGCTCAGTTGTGAAGCTTGCAAAGGCAGCAGCAGAGCCGCTAAGAAGCCTCACAGCCTGCTTAGTGGCTGCACACGGTGGACGTTGGTTGAACGAGAGTCTTTTTCTTACCCTTTCTGATATAAGGGGGATGGGAGAAGACGCCTACCCTGTCCTAGTGGCCATCTCCCTATCCCTGATGTTTACTAGGGAGAGCTGCAGGGCTACCTGGGACCTCAGCTCTCTGGTGGGATCCACACTTAAATCCTGGTTTCTCTGCCAAGGTCCCCTTGGACCTCTCTGACCATTAATGGGGACTAATGTGTCTACCTCATGAAGTGGCTGGGCATGTTCACAGGGCTCACTCAAGCAGGCTGTTGTCAACTGGAAGACACAAAGGTGCAGAATGGCTTGTTCCTACTCATTGGCCCTGGGCCCAAACTCTTCTAGGGGTAATGGACCTAGCCTCTAATTCCCTGCCTGGTCCACTACAGGTGTCTAAAGGAACCAGCCAGGGGGTGCCATGTGGCTTGGAGAATCTCTTTATTAGAGGCCACTTGGCACATTACACCTCACTCACTACAGTATGGAGATGAACAAGGTCACTGTTCtagttggctttctgttgctgtgataaacaccacaaccaGAAACAAtgcaaggaagaaagagtttgttgcagcttatacttccaggtgACCAAGGGACGTCAGGCGGGAACGAAAGAAGAGAACATAGAGAAATGCTATTCAGTGGTTTACTCCAAGGCTGGTGCTTAGCTTTTTATACCAGGttcacctgcctagggatggtgctggccacagtgggctgggccctccaacaTCAAGGCTAATCTGAGGGAGGCAACTCATTAATTGAGGTCATCTCTTTCCAGGTGACTGTAGGGTATGTTAACAGGAaaacccagtgtgtgtgtgtgtggggggggggtgctggagcGCTCACTGGCTCATCACTGTAGAGCACTCGTTCTGACAGGAGACAGGCTTCCATTCCTAGCAttcatggtggctaacaaccatctgcaacCCCAGTTCCAGGTGGCCTAACAAGCATGCAGGCATGTACATAGTTCAGGCATGTAAACacatgaaggaaaataaatctaaaagagaaaccagGACAGCTGCTGTTGTCTGCTCTGGGCAGAGGAGACCGGGCAGCACAGGCTGTGCTCAGCCATATGACATAGAACCTCGGGTTGGGTTGGGCATCTCCCACCACTACTTACCTCTCTTGCCCGGCTCCCAAGGAAATGTAATCCCCTTGCTTTACACCCTTCTTTGCCCACAGACCAGGGGGACCCTGAACTTCGTATGTCCCTGCCGAATCGGCTTGAGCTGCCATTCCAAGGAACCCATGTGCCCCCGCCGCTGCCAAATGATTTAGAGGAGGACACAGGTTGCTCATGGCAGCTGCGGTTGCACCCTCCCCCAGGTGTCCCTCTCCTCAGGTGTCCctaccccactccaccccctAGCAAGCTTGTCCCCATTAAAGTCACTTCCTGGCTCCGGTCTCTGTCTGCCCTTTGTGGGAAAGCCCCTCGGTGGGGACCGGGTTTCATGGGAGGGGCGGGGCTGAGAGATGaggctgggggtgtggggggCAATGTTTTGTGAGGGGAACAGATGGGTGAAGATCACTTGAAGTGTGTCTGTTCAAATGTGTGGGGGTATGTAGACGAAAGACTGTGGGCcaacaagatggttcagcaggtaaaggcacttgctgccaagcctggagacccgagttcagtccccaggctTCACGTGGCAGGAGAGAATGgaatcctacaagttgtcctctgctgtCCACGTGTGCAGAacacaaaataattgtttttttaaaattcttatttataaaaaaaattatatatgtgcattggtgtttcacctgcatgtatatctgtacgaGGGCGCTAGGtaccttgggactggagttacagacggttatgagctgtcatatgggaattgaactcaggtcctctggaagagttcttctagtgctcttaactgctgagccatctctccagcccaaatttaaaaaaaaaaaattaattcaag from Cricetulus griseus strain 17A/GY chromosome 1 unlocalized genomic scaffold, alternate assembly CriGri-PICRH-1.0 chr1_0, whole genome shotgun sequence includes the following:
- the Armc12 gene encoding LOW QUALITY PROTEIN: armadillo repeat-containing protein 12 (The sequence of the model RefSeq protein was modified relative to this genomic sequence to represent the inferred CDS: inserted 1 base in 1 codon) — encoded protein: MGKTIPRCLQELDLRKSVVGLATGAGAIYLLYKAIKAGIQCHPPLCSNSPICIARECPVPGERDLPXEVPTPKASPGETPKGLAIERERHGRDSGEIRKLFNSLECKQDTYAKSMILHSITRCVYLLEAEASACTIDDISLVGEMLDDNDNSVKIQALNALKAFSGIRKFRFKIQEHSIKVLELISTIWDMELHVAGLRLLNNLPLPDYVHPQLRRVMSSLMEIMQSDCILAQVQAIRLLSYLAQKNDLLYDILNCQVHSNFLNLLQSSQPGNLLLEVLVFAERLSEGRKASHYRAVKWHYNEQSLHEALFGDESRLADRLLSLVIHPEEDVQIQACKVIVSLQCPQDLGSRSSICRPTCRPSHSYFKDGE
- the Clpsl2 gene encoding colipase-like protein 2; this translates as MAFTRALATMLALLTGVQPHVFSETSEYKKANGDRCVHHNQCFSDCCLIDLERRGAFCTSKSRMGMECLPQTRGTLNFVCPCRIGLSCHSKEPMCPRRCQMI